The Campylobacter sp. CN_NE2 region TTTTCAATTTACAAATTTAGCTATATTAAAATTTAAAAAAACGAAAGCAGTCTTGGTTTAATCCAAAAAATTTAAAACAAATTCTTTTACGTTTTCGCATGTCATAGCAGAGCTCATTATGGCGATATTATCGGCTCCACTTTCAATCGCAAAGTGGAAATTACTAGAATTTATCCCGCCAAGGGCATAAATTTCGCCACCCCAAAATTCACGCACATTGCGAATCAAATCTAGCCCCTTTGGCTCTAAATTTGCTTTGCAATCTGTCGGAAAAATATGGCTTAAACAAAGTGCGTTTGCGCCCAAATTTAGGGCAAACCTAGCTTCATCTGTGCTGTGAGCCGAAACTACGATTTTTTCAAATTTACTTAAATTTTGATTAGAATTTTGCCTGAAATTTTGCAACACGCCCAAAGGAAGCCAGATAAATTTATGCTCCAAATCAAAGGCTAAATCCAAAAAATTATGCAAAAAAAGGCGAACGCCAAAGCGTTCGCAAATTTGCAAAACTTCGCAAAAAAGCGCGCAGTATTCGCTCACGCTCAAATTTTTCTCACGCAAGATTATTTCGCTAATCCCGGCTTCGCAAAGGCGTGAAATTTTCTCTTTCAACGCTTCTTTTCCGCCACAAAGCTCTAAATTTGAAATCGCCGTGATTTTCACTTTTTTGCTCCAAATTTCGCAAATTTACAGATAAATATACTCGCTCATCAGTGGCGCTAACCCCGCACCCCTAATCGCAGCACAAACCTCAGCCACGCTTCGTCCGTCATCTATCTCAAACTGCTCGTCGCCCTTTTTTTGGCTGTGTCCGCCGATACCGACACTAACTCCTGCTGAAATTTTATTTGTGGCGATTTTAATCGCTTCATCTCTAAAACCAGCCCTTTCGCGCGTCGAAATCGTAATATTCGCACTAGGAATTAGTAGGCGATACGCCGTAATCACCTGCAAAAGCTCCTTTTCATGGACATCTCGCGGGTTGATTTTATTATTATTTATTATCGGTCGAAGTCTTGGCACCGAAAAGGCGATTTCGGCGTGCGGGTATTTTTGTTGCAACAAATACGCGTGCGCGCCCGTAGCAAAGGCGTCCTTGCGAAAATCATCAAGCCCCAAAAGTGCCGCAAAGCCCACTCCGCGCATACCGCCCATTATCGCCCTTTCTTGGGCATTGAAACGATACGGGAAAATTCGCTTATTGCCTTCTAAATGCAGTTTTGCGTATTTTTCTGTGTTGTATGTCTCTTGAAAAACGGTTACAAAATCCACGCCTGAGTTATGCAGGGTAGCGTATTCGTCCGAATTTAACGGATAAATTTCCACGCCTACGACCTTGAAATATTTTTTGGCGATTTCACACGCATGAGCGATATAGCTCACATCGCTATCAACCCTGCTCTCGCCTGTTAGCACCAAAAGCTCTTCAAGTCCGCTCTTTTTTATCGCTTCGTATTCGGCTATTAGCTCATCATCGCTAAGCTTGGCTCTTTTAATTTGATTTTTTTTGCTAAATCCGCAATACACGCAGTTATTATCGCAATAATTTGAAATGTAAATCGGCGTAAAAAGCGAGATATTATTGCCAAATTTCGCCCTTGTTTCACTCATACTAGCCCTTGCTAACTCTTCTAAAAATTTCGCCCCGACTACACTTAAAAGTGCGCCAAAATCGTCTAAATTTCTATTTTTTTTCTCTATCGCCCTTAAAACATCGGCTTCATTATAAGCGTTTGGGTCGTAATTTTGCCTTAAATTTAGCACTTTTTGCATTAAGCCATCATCGATTTCTTGCATGTGCGCTAGGTATTTCATGTGGTCTATTTTTTCCATTTTAGTCCCTTAAAAAGCCTGTTAGTGGCGAACTTGCCGCGGCAGTATTTCGCACGGCGCCAAATTTGGCATTATAGGCGTCTCGCCCTGCATTTATCGCATTTGCAAAGGCTTTTGCCATTTGGACTAAATCGCTAGAAGTGGCGATTGCGGTATTTACCATGACAGCCGCACACCCCATTTCCATGGCTTCACACGCTTGGCTTGGACGCCCTATTCCCGCATCGACGATGATCGGCAAATCCACTTCGCCGACTAAAATTTCAATCATATCTCTCATCATAAGCCCACGATTTGAGCCAATGGGCGCACCAAGCGGCATCACAGCGGCTGCTCCTGCGTTTTTTAGGCTACGAGCCACATTTAAATCAGCGTGCATATACGGAAGCACGATAAATCCGTCATTTGCTAAAATTTCGGTCGCTTTAATGGTTTCGTAATTATCGGGGAATAAAAATTTGCTATCTGTGATAATCTCGATTTTGACGAAGTCCCCACAGCCTAGCTCCCTTGCTAGTTTTGCGATACGCACGGCTTCTTCTGCGTTTCTGGCGCCACTTGTATTTGGCAAAAGCGTAACGCTTTTTGGTATGAAATTTAAAATATTTCTGTCTTTGCTCTCGCTTACCCTGCGAAGTGCGAGTGTTACAATCTCACACCCAGCGTTATGGACACAGGCTTCTATCATTTCGTGGTCGAATTTGCCAGAACCCATTATGAAGCGAGATGAAAATTCCTTACCACCCAAAACTAATTTATCCATTTGAAATTTCCTTTTGATTTTTTAAATTTTAAGTGAAATTATACATTTTAAATCTGAATTCATTGTAAGATTTCAAGCAAAAACCAAAAACTAACGAAATATAGCCATAAAATTAGGCTAGTTTCAACGCAAATTTGAATAACAAATGCCGACGATTTGTGGGGCTTACGAGTTTTTACAAGTGAGATAAGGCTGTATGCCTATCGAACGAAGTAAAAACGAAGTATCGCCACAAAGCTAGGCTCAGCTCAACGCAAAATTTCCTGCAAAACAGCGTTTGCTTGGTGGGCGGCGCATAGCATTACTCTTGGCGAAATTAATCCATTTTCAAGCCCTGCACCGCTTGTGCTGTCGCCACAAATATAAAGATTGCTTCCAAATTTGCGAGTTTGGATAGAATTTGCTCCCCCAAGACCAGCCATACCCGAAGCGCAAACAAAAATTTTATCTTTATACTCAGCCGATAAATTCGCTATCATCGCCTTATTTTCGGCTCCGTCGAAGCACTCGCAGATGATTTTTTCGTCCCGTAAAATTTCACGCACATTTTCACTAGTGATTTTTTCGCCGCAAATTTGCACTTTTGCGTAAGGGTTAATTTCTAAAATTTGCTCTTTTAAAGCTTCTATTTTTGGGCGTCCTAAATGTTTTAAGGCGTAGTGTTGGCGGTTTAAATTTGAAATTTCCACTTTATCAAAATCGATAAGTTTTAGCTCACCAATTCCAGCTCGAACTAGCATTATAGCGACATTTGAGCCAAGCCCACCAGCTCCAAGTATGCAAACTCTTGCATTTCGTAAAATCTCAGCCGTTCCTTTTGGATTTCGCGTAAAAATTTCAGCCCTAAATTCGCTTTCATTTTTTAAATTTTTAACTTCCACGATCAGCCCCCACCCACAAATTCAACGATTTCATAAACTTTGAAATTTGAAATTTGCGTAGTTTCCCAAAGTGTTTTACTCAAAATCTCGCCGTCAGCTTCCACAGCGATAAATTTGAGCTCATAACCTTGCGAGTGTAAAAATTCTTCCACGCTCATATCGGCGTCAAATTCGCACTCACGCCCATTTACACGCACTTTTATCATCACTCTTCTCCCAAACTCGCACGATACTCTTCGTAAGTCCCACGAAAATCCACAATCTCGCCGTTTCCCTTTAAATGCAAAATGCGGTTCGCAAAAGCGTCTATGAGTTCGCGGTCGTGGCTAACGCAAATCACGCTTCCTGCGAAGTTATACAGCGCTTCGCCAAGAGCAATAATGGCTTCAAGGTCAAGGTGGTTGTTTGGCTCATCAAGCACTAAAAAATTTGGTTTAGTTAGCATTAGTTTGCTTAGCATTACTCGGTGCTTTTCGCCACCGCTTAACGCACCCACGCTTTTTTCTTGCTCAGCGCCACTAAAAAGCATTCGCCCAAGGCACTTGCGAATTTCGTCTAAATCCTTATTTTTGGCGTCTTGCAAATACTCATAAAGCTTCAAATCGCCCTTAATTTTGTTGTTCGTATCCTGTGCGAAATAGCCACTTTCAATGGTCGCTCCGATATGAATCGTCCCACTATCTTGCCCTATTTCGCCGTTTATCATACGACAAAGTGTCGTTTTGCCAACGCCGTTTTTGCCGATAATAGCGACCTTGTCGCCTTTTTCAAGCTTAAAATCAAAATCCTTACAAATTATCGTTTCACCAAATTTTTTATTTATCCCTTTAAGCTCCAAAATTTCGTTGCCGATCTCGCGACCCAGCTTAAATAAAATGCTCGGATCTCTGCGAGATGAAGTCGCAATCTCGCTAATATCGAGCTTTTCAAGCAGTTTTTGCCTTGATGTGGCTTGTTTGGCTTTGCTTGCGTTTGCGCTAAAACGAGCGATAAATTTCTCTAACTCAGCCTTTTCTTTAAGTTGTTTGTCTCGCTCCATTTGGGCTTGTTTGGTTAGCAAATTTGCCGCGATATACCAGTCGTCGTAGTTTCCGCTAAATTTGCGAATTTTGCGAAAATCCACATCTAAAATGTCCGTGCAAACGCGGTTTAGGAAGTGGCGGTCGTGGCTGATGACCACGAGAGTGCCATCATGGCGGTTTAGTTCAAATTCTAGCCACGAAATCGCTTCAATGTCAAGGTTGTTTGTCGGTTCGTCCAAAAACAAAATATCAGGTTTTGGGAACAAAACTTGCGCGAGTAAGACCTTGAATTTATCGCTAGTTTCGGCCTCGCTCATTTTTTTATCAAATTCATTTAGCCCAAGTGAGCTAAGGATTTTCTCAATCCTGATTTCATACTCGTAGCTTGGGTCTTCTTCGGCGCAAATCATCTCTAACTCAGCCAAGCGATTGTTGATTTCGTCGGTAAATTCGGTGCTTTCGTAGAGTTTTTCTTTTTCTTTGACGGCGTTGTAGAGGCGTTTGTTGCCATAAAGCACGGCATCTTTAAGCGTAAATTCTTCAAATGCAAACTGATCTTGCCCCAAAACCCCGATTTTCAAGCCACTATCGACGGCGATTTCGCCGCTTGTGTGTTCGACTTCGCCACTTAAAATTTTAAGGAAAGTCGATTTTCCTGCGCCGTTTGCGCCGATAAGCCCGTATCTGTGCGACCTATCAAGGCTTAAATTTACATTTTCAAACAAAAGCTGTTTGCCAAATCTATGCGTCAAATCTTTGATTTCTATCATTTTTGTCCTTTTGAAATTTAAAATCTTAATTATACAAAAAAAGGCTAAAATTTCCTACTTATCCGCTATAATCATTATCCAACGCGATTAAGACCTCATAGTCGCTAAATTCATTTGCCACTTTTGCTACGATTTGGCGATATAGCTCGTCGCGGTCTGGCGCATCAAAGTCGATAATCATATCAAAACTAATGATTTTTTCGTCCAAATTCACATAAAATCCGTGCATTTGAAGCACAAATTCATTATCTAAAACCAGCTTTTTTATGGCTCTGTGGATCTCTTTTACTTGTGGATTTTTCAAATTTAGCGCATAAATACCAACCGCGTCAATAACAACGCTAAATTTGGTAAAAATTTCTCTTTGGATTCGCCTAATAAGCGTATCTATTTCACCTGCGGTCATATCTTCTACCACTTCGATATGAACGCTTCCTAGCATTTTATCAGGACCATAGTCGTGAAACATCAAATCATACGCACCCAAAACGCCATCAATGGAGCGAATTTCTTTATAAATCGCCTTGATAGTTTCCAAATTCGGACGAGTGCCGAG contains the following coding sequences:
- a CDS encoding thiamine phosphate synthase; translation: MKITAISNLELCGGKEALKEKISRLCEAGISEIILREKNLSVSEYCALFCEVLQICERFGVRLFLHNFLDLAFDLEHKFIWLPLGVLQNFRQNSNQNLSKFEKIVVSAHSTDEARFALNLGANALCLSHIFPTDCKANLEPKGLDLIRNVREFWGGEIYALGGINSSNFHFAIESGADNIAIMSSAMTCENVKEFVLNFLD
- the thiH gene encoding 2-iminoacetate synthase ThiH; its protein translation is MEKIDHMKYLAHMQEIDDGLMQKVLNLRQNYDPNAYNEADVLRAIEKKNRNLDDFGALLSVVGAKFLEELARASMSETRAKFGNNISLFTPIYISNYCDNNCVYCGFSKKNQIKRAKLSDDELIAEYEAIKKSGLEELLVLTGESRVDSDVSYIAHACEIAKKYFKVVGVEIYPLNSDEYATLHNSGVDFVTVFQETYNTEKYAKLHLEGNKRIFPYRFNAQERAIMGGMRGVGFAALLGLDDFRKDAFATGAHAYLLQQKYPHAEIAFSVPRLRPIINNNKINPRDVHEKELLQVITAYRLLIPSANITISTRERAGFRDEAIKIATNKISAGVSVGIGGHSQKKGDEQFEIDDGRSVAEVCAAIRGAGLAPLMSEYIYL
- a CDS encoding thiazole synthase, with product MDKLVLGGKEFSSRFIMGSGKFDHEMIEACVHNAGCEIVTLALRRVSESKDRNILNFIPKSVTLLPNTSGARNAEEAVRIAKLARELGCGDFVKIEIITDSKFLFPDNYETIKATEILANDGFIVLPYMHADLNVARSLKNAGAAAVMPLGAPIGSNRGLMMRDMIEILVGEVDLPIIVDAGIGRPSQACEAMEMGCAAVMVNTAIATSSDLVQMAKAFANAINAGRDAYNAKFGAVRNTAAASSPLTGFLRD
- the thiF gene encoding sulfur carrier protein ThiS adenylyltransferase ThiF; this translates as MEVKNLKNESEFRAEIFTRNPKGTAEILRNARVCILGAGGLGSNVAIMLVRAGIGELKLIDFDKVEISNLNRQHYALKHLGRPKIEALKEQILEINPYAKVQICGEKITSENVREILRDEKIICECFDGAENKAMIANLSAEYKDKIFVCASGMAGLGGANSIQTRKFGSNLYICGDSTSGAGLENGLISPRVMLCAAHQANAVLQEILR
- the thiS gene encoding sulfur carrier protein ThiS codes for the protein MIKVRVNGRECEFDADMSVEEFLHSQGYELKFIAVEADGEILSKTLWETTQISNFKVYEIVEFVGGG
- a CDS encoding ABC-F family ATP-binding cassette domain-containing protein — its product is MIEIKDLTHRFGKQLLFENVNLSLDRSHRYGLIGANGAGKSTFLKILSGEVEHTSGEIAVDSGLKIGVLGQDQFAFEEFTLKDAVLYGNKRLYNAVKEKEKLYESTEFTDEINNRLAELEMICAEEDPSYEYEIRIEKILSSLGLNEFDKKMSEAETSDKFKVLLAQVLFPKPDILFLDEPTNNLDIEAISWLEFELNRHDGTLVVISHDRHFLNRVCTDILDVDFRKIRKFSGNYDDWYIAANLLTKQAQMERDKQLKEKAELEKFIARFSANASKAKQATSRQKLLEKLDISEIATSSRRDPSILFKLGREIGNEILELKGINKKFGETIICKDFDFKLEKGDKVAIIGKNGVGKTTLCRMINGEIGQDSGTIHIGATIESGYFAQDTNNKIKGDLKLYEYLQDAKNKDLDEIRKCLGRMLFSGAEQEKSVGALSGGEKHRVMLSKLMLTKPNFLVLDEPNNHLDLEAIIALGEALYNFAGSVICVSHDRELIDAFANRILHLKGNGEIVDFRGTYEEYRASLGEE